One segment of Theobroma cacao cultivar B97-61/B2 chromosome 9, Criollo_cocoa_genome_V2, whole genome shotgun sequence DNA contains the following:
- the LOC18589802 gene encoding extensin-1 — translation MKSPGLPGLAYALAFCLIVTTVAATDPTYKYASPPPPNHPYHPPSPYKSPSPLKHSLPPLYQYKSPPPPVKYPPPQYHYKSPPPPSKSPRPPYAYKSPPPPKHTSPPPYVDKSPPPPPYVYKSPPPPVHSPLPPYVYKSPPPPPYIYKSPSPPTYLYKSPPPPVHSPPPPYVYKSPLPPYLYKSPPPPIHSSPLPYHYKSPPLPYVYKSPPPPTHSPPHPYLYKSPPPPVHFPPLPYVYKSPPPPKHSPPPTYVYKSPPPPTHSPPPTYLYKSPPPPIHSPLPLYVYKFPPPPKYSPPPPYVYKSPPPPMHSPPPPYIYKSPPPPIHSPPPPYLYKSPPSPVHSPPPPSPYVYKSPPPPKHSPPPLYVYKSPPPPVHSPPPPYLYKSPPPPVHSPPSPYVYKSPPPPKHSPPPPYVYKSPPPPPIYSPPPPYLYKSPPPPIHSPHPPYVYKSPPPPSHPKPHPSHPPHPKPHPPHPKTPSTPHPKYLYKSPPPPKAY, via the coding sequence ATGAAATCGCCTGGACTGCCGGGGTTGGCTTATGCCTTGGCATTTTGCCTCATAGTCACCACTGTGGCAGCCACCGACCCAACTTACAAGTATGCATCCCCTCCACCACCAAACCACCCATACCACCCACCAAGCCCCTACAAGTCGCCATCACCTCTTAAGCATTCCCTTCCACCACTTTATCAATACAAGTCACCGCCTCCTCCCGTAAAATATCCACCTCCACAATATCACTACAAGTCCCCACCTCCTCCATCTAAATCACCAAGACCTCCATATGCATACAAGTCCCCACCACCACCAAAGCACACATCTCCTCCTCCATATGTAGATAAGTCTCCTCCACCACCTCCATATGTATACAAATCTCCACCACCACCTGTTCACTCACCACTTCCTCCTTACGTATACAAATCCCCACCACCACCTCCTTATATATACAAGTCCCCATCACCACCTACTTACCTATACAAGTCCCCTCCACCACCAGTCCactctcctcctcctccttaTGTGTACAAGTCCCCACTACCTCCTTATCTCTATAAGTCCCCACCACCACCAATACATTCATCACCTCTTCCTTACCATTACAAGTCCCCACCACTTCCTTATGTATACAAGTCTCCACCACCACCAACACATTCACCACCTCATCCTTATCTATACAAGTCCCCTCCACCACCAGTCCACTTTCCTCCTCTTCCTTATGTCTATAAGTCCCCACCACCTCCAAAACACTCACCACCACCTACTTATGTGTACAAGTCTCCACCACCACCAACACATTCACCACCTCCTACTTACCTATACAAGTCCCCTCCACCACCAATCCACTCTCCTCTTCCTCTTTATGTGTACAAGTTCCCACCACCTCCAAAATACTCACCGCCACCTCCTTATGTATACAAGTCCCCACCACCACCAATGCATTCACCACCTCCTCCTTACATATACAAGTCACCTCCACCACCTATTCATTCACCGCCTCCTCCTTACTTATATAAGTCCCCTCCTTCACCGGTCCactctcctcctcctccttctCCTTATGTTTACAAGTCCCCACCACCTCCAAAACATTCACCACCACCTCTTTATGTATACAAGTCTCCACCACCACCAGTACATTCACCACCTCCTCCTTATCTATACAAGTCCCCTCCACCACCAGTCCATTCTCCTCCTTCTCCTTATGTCTATAAGTCCCCACCGCCTCCAAAACACTCACCACCACCTCCTTATGTATACAAGtctccaccaccaccacctatTTATTCACCACCTCCTCCTTACCTATACAAGTCTCCACCACCACCAATACATTCACCACATCCACCTTATGTTTACAAATCTCCACCTCCACCATCACATCCTAAGCCTCATCCCTCTCATCCCCCTCATCCTAAACCCCATCCCCCGCATCCTAAGACCCCTTCAACGCCACACCCGAAGTATCTTTACAAGTCACCACCACCTCCAAAGGCTTACTAA